The Borreliella andersonii genome has a segment encoding these proteins:
- a CDS encoding polymer-forming cytoskeletal protein codes for MLNFLTVKKERKASSLFIFDEIKTIVGVGDFFKGDLVSNNFIRLDGDFIGTISSTKRVIIGESGRVKSSIDANELVISGMVVGNIYAKSKIKIFASGCVIGNISCKSIEVEEGAIIDGYMNIGAEYLRVPERNTFFYTGSYKVSEDLLIEINKVNQEEKKSFQLLEGKDDKYFSSVVNKIDESK; via the coding sequence ATGTTAAATTTTTTGACTGTAAAAAAAGAAAGAAAAGCTTCGTCTTTGTTTATTTTTGATGAAATAAAAACAATAGTGGGTGTTGGTGATTTTTTTAAAGGAGACTTAGTTTCAAATAATTTTATTCGGCTCGATGGTGATTTTATAGGTACCATTAGCTCTACTAAAAGAGTAATTATTGGAGAGAGTGGTAGAGTTAAATCTAGCATTGATGCTAATGAGCTTGTTATTTCTGGAATGGTTGTGGGCAATATTTATGCTAAAAGCAAGATTAAAATATTTGCATCAGGGTGTGTTATTGGAAATATTTCTTGTAAGTCAATTGAAGTTGAAGAGGGCGCTATTATTGATGGGTATATGAATATTGGTGCTGAGTATCTTAGAGTTCCCGAAAGAAATACATTTTTTTATACTGGTTCTTACAAGGTCAGTGAAGATCTTTTAATTGAAATCAATAAGGTAAATCAAGAAGAAAAAAAATCTTTTCAACTTTTAGAAGGTAAAGATGATAAATATTTTTCAAGCGTTGTTAACAAAATAGATGAAAGTAAATAA
- a CDS encoding M23 family metallopeptidase, whose translation MKKRIKFKIILGFKGILKFFLAIYNSLFIALKAIHSFFKQNISFIVIPHVKGNVKNIKISFLTLFFFSTFFLGGFIGFVLLAVNYVTLSSIVKSTEKNYSLAESEIEDFRNTVVEINSVAKNFSKVLDELKTSLKINTNGVDLNKNKLDGDLSDFIDLQILEANSIKELSDLKNIKSKLESSIPPLKSIVKVLHAQDKLLNDIPSLWPLAGGAGIITLHFGPAIEPFTRQWYIHKGIDLGGVRIGTPIVATADGEVVRASYQSAGYGNFVQIKHKYGLATLYAHMSRLNTSKGSYVKKGQIIGFMGQTGYATGPHVHYEVRVGSQVINPDMYLNLATGASK comes from the coding sequence ATGAAGAAAAGAATTAAATTTAAGATTATTTTGGGCTTTAAAGGAATTTTAAAGTTTTTTTTAGCTATTTATAATTCTTTGTTTATAGCCCTTAAGGCTATACATTCTTTTTTTAAGCAAAATATTAGTTTTATTGTTATTCCCCATGTTAAAGGGAATGTAAAAAATATTAAAATTTCTTTTTTGACTTTATTTTTCTTTTCTACTTTTTTTTTGGGCGGTTTTATAGGGTTTGTTTTGCTTGCTGTTAATTATGTTACTCTTTCATCAATTGTGAAGTCTACAGAGAAAAATTATTCTTTAGCAGAATCTGAGATTGAAGATTTTAGAAATACGGTTGTAGAAATTAATTCTGTTGCAAAAAATTTTTCTAAAGTTTTAGATGAGCTTAAAACGTCTTTGAAAATCAATACTAATGGTGTTGATTTAAATAAAAATAAACTAGATGGAGATCTTTCTGATTTTATTGATTTGCAAATTTTAGAAGCTAATTCAATAAAAGAGCTTAGCGATCTTAAAAATATTAAAAGCAAATTAGAAAGTTCAATTCCTCCTCTTAAAAGCATAGTTAAAGTCTTACACGCTCAAGATAAGCTTTTAAATGATATTCCTTCTCTTTGGCCTCTTGCGGGTGGAGCTGGAATTATTACTTTGCATTTTGGTCCCGCTATTGAGCCTTTTACTAGGCAGTGGTATATTCACAAAGGCATAGATCTTGGGGGAGTTAGAATTGGAACGCCTATTGTTGCAACTGCTGATGGGGAGGTTGTTAGGGCAAGTTATCAATCAGCAGGCTATGGCAATTTTGTTCAAATTAAGCATAAGTATGGACTTGCAACTCTTTATGCACATATGTCGCGTCTTAATACTTCTAAAGGGTCTTATGTTAAAAAGGGACAGATAATTGGATTTATGGGACAGACAGGTTATGCAACAGGTCCACATGTTCATTATGAGGTTCGCGTAGGCTCTCAAGTTATTAATCCTGATATGTATTTAAATTTAGCAACAGGAGCTTCAAAATAG
- the rdgB gene encoding RdgB/HAM1 family non-canonical purine NTP pyrophosphatase has protein sequence MKTIFFATTNENKINEVKNILDIPNLNLIVPENFNIKETGKTFKENSLLKAKTLFEILNKNQNVFGEDSGLCIEALNLEPGIYSKRYDTYKLCKKLNTNEKNQLILDLMKNEKNRKAYFICNISYISKNGQILNFEGIIKGKIALSLNNKKNYGFGYDSIFLTKNNKKLSDLTLEEKNKISHRGIAFLKFKKFLLESLFNS, from the coding sequence ATGAAAACAATATTTTTTGCAACAACAAATGAAAATAAAATAAATGAAGTAAAAAATATATTAGATATCCCTAATTTAAACTTAATAGTACCTGAAAATTTTAACATAAAAGAAACTGGAAAAACATTTAAAGAAAACTCTTTGCTTAAAGCAAAAACACTGTTTGAAATTCTAAATAAAAATCAAAATGTTTTCGGAGAAGATTCTGGACTGTGCATCGAAGCACTAAACTTGGAACCTGGAATTTACTCTAAAAGATATGACACCTATAAGCTATGTAAAAAATTAAACACTAATGAAAAAAATCAACTAATTCTAGACTTAATGAAAAATGAAAAAAACAGAAAAGCATATTTTATATGCAACATAAGCTATATATCAAAAAATGGACAAATATTAAATTTTGAAGGAATTATTAAGGGAAAAATTGCCTTAAGTTTAAACAACAAAAAAAACTATGGATTTGGTTATGATTCAATATTTTTAACTAAAAATAATAAAAAACTTAGTGATCTAACACTTGAAGAAAAAAACAAAATTTCTCATAGAGGAATAGCATTTTTAAAATTTAAAAAATTTTTATTAGAATCTTTATTCAACAGTTAA
- the pepF gene encoding oligoendopeptidase F translates to MINRNEINENDKWDLSFLFANEEEYAKAINAIEIKIEEFEKYEKLELNFDLFKETLNKYYEIMEDLEKVYYYAMLQLETDVTNKDSNKTYSICVNLATKVSNTTSYFIPKILKTDEKKIQAWINDPELKDKKIAIEKILREKSHILSEQEEKILASYTPLYSSYQNIFSALTNADMKFGEINNHPLTNSTYTLFLQNEDQKIRKEAFLKFYQQYKNNENTLANLIISDFKKNYFIAKTRKFQNTFSMQLFSNNIDKKVYTNLIETVNENLSVLNDYYEFRKKVLNQEYLHHYDVYVPLTKGITFKNSFEEACEKILKSLEVLGNEYTEILRNGLLKERWVDKYENTGKRSGAFSAGSYNGKPYILLNYKDESIRDMFTLAHEAGHSMHSYFSIKNNSFPHYNYSIFEAEIASIINEQILAEYLLKNETDTNKIKYIKLTQIDDMISTFFRQTMFAEFEYIIHEMISKEEPVVKETLTETYMNLLKKYFGPSLKFDELSPLECLRIPHFYSPFYVYQYATGIAAALSIFKDIKENKKNAVENYIKFLKTGGSKYPLDSLNITGVDLTKKTTIENTINIFKCRLEEIKKIFQ, encoded by the coding sequence GTGATAAATAGAAACGAAATCAATGAAAATGATAAATGGGATTTATCTTTTCTATTTGCAAATGAAGAAGAATACGCAAAAGCAATCAATGCTATTGAAATTAAAATCGAAGAATTTGAAAAATATGAAAAACTAGAATTAAATTTTGATTTGTTTAAAGAAACTTTAAACAAATACTACGAAATCATGGAAGATTTAGAGAAAGTCTATTACTATGCAATGCTTCAATTAGAAACAGATGTAACCAATAAAGATTCAAATAAAACATATTCTATATGCGTCAATTTAGCTACAAAAGTATCTAATACTACCTCATACTTTATACCTAAAATACTAAAAACAGATGAAAAAAAAATTCAAGCTTGGATAAATGATCCAGAGCTTAAAGATAAAAAAATTGCAATTGAAAAAATACTAAGAGAAAAAAGCCATATTTTAAGCGAACAAGAAGAAAAAATACTTGCTAGCTATACTCCTCTTTACTCATCTTATCAAAACATATTCTCAGCATTAACAAATGCTGATATGAAATTTGGAGAAATCAATAACCACCCTTTAACAAATTCTACCTACACACTATTTCTACAAAACGAAGATCAAAAAATACGAAAAGAAGCTTTTTTAAAATTTTATCAACAATACAAAAATAATGAAAATACACTTGCTAATCTTATTATTTCAGACTTTAAAAAAAATTATTTTATTGCAAAAACAAGAAAATTTCAAAATACTTTTTCAATGCAACTCTTTTCAAACAATATTGATAAAAAAGTTTATACAAATTTAATCGAAACTGTCAATGAAAATTTATCTGTGCTTAATGACTATTATGAGTTCAGAAAAAAAGTTTTAAACCAAGAATATCTACATCACTATGATGTTTACGTGCCATTAACAAAAGGAATAACATTTAAAAATTCGTTTGAAGAAGCTTGTGAGAAAATATTAAAATCTTTAGAGGTACTAGGAAATGAATATACAGAAATCTTAAGAAACGGTCTTTTAAAAGAAAGATGGGTTGATAAATACGAGAATACTGGAAAAAGATCAGGCGCCTTTAGCGCTGGATCATACAACGGAAAGCCTTATATACTTCTTAATTACAAAGACGAATCAATACGAGATATGTTTACACTTGCACATGAAGCGGGGCATTCAATGCACTCTTACTTTAGCATAAAAAACAACTCATTTCCACACTACAATTATTCCATTTTTGAAGCAGAAATAGCATCAATAATTAACGAACAAATATTAGCAGAATATTTGCTTAAAAACGAAACCGATACTAACAAAATAAAATATATAAAACTTACACAAATTGATGACATGATTTCAACATTCTTTAGACAAACAATGTTTGCTGAATTTGAGTACATTATTCATGAAATGATTAGCAAAGAAGAACCTGTAGTAAAAGAAACACTAACAGAAACTTATATGAATTTGCTAAAAAAATACTTTGGACCTAGCCTAAAATTTGACGAACTAAGTCCCCTTGAATGCCTTAGAATCCCTCACTTTTATTCACCCTTTTATGTGTATCAATATGCTACAGGTATTGCAGCTGCTTTGTCAATATTTAAAGACATTAAAGAAAATAAAAAAAATGCAGTAGAAAATTATATAAAATTTTTAAAAACAGGTGGTTCTAAATATCCACTAGACTCCTTAAATATTACCGGAGTAGATTTAACAAAAAAAACAACAATAGAAAACACTATTAACATTTTCAAATGTAGACTTGAAGAGATAAAGAAAATATTCCAATAA
- a CDS encoding phosphatidylcholine/phosphatidylserine synthase yields the protein MNNINLILAWLVHIFTASGLIVGLYSIISIANGNYSLLLKLTVIGLIIDGIDGTMARKLKVKELIPEIDGTLLDNIIDYINYTFIPVIFFYLGEFIEEKYKVAICIGILLSSAYQFSRTDAKTNDNYFRGFPSLWNIFVILNIIFKMEQITNLITMSICIITSFLPIKFIYPSKTKELKKITIPITIISCLIFVVSIFSELSTTALKMAKTVLILYFAYLTLASIYLTYKTRNR from the coding sequence GTGAACAATATCAATTTGATTTTAGCTTGGCTTGTACATATTTTTACAGCATCTGGCTTGATTGTAGGACTCTACTCAATAATTTCAATTGCAAATGGTAATTATTCTCTTCTTTTAAAGTTAACAGTAATAGGGCTTATAATAGATGGAATTGACGGAACTATGGCAAGAAAACTTAAAGTTAAAGAATTAATACCTGAAATTGATGGCACTTTACTTGATAATATTATAGATTATATAAACTATACATTCATACCTGTTATATTTTTTTATTTAGGAGAATTTATTGAAGAAAAATATAAAGTCGCCATTTGCATAGGAATTTTACTCTCATCAGCATACCAATTCTCAAGAACAGATGCAAAAACAAATGACAACTACTTCAGGGGATTTCCTTCGCTATGGAATATCTTTGTGATATTAAACATAATCTTTAAAATGGAACAAATAACAAATCTTATTACAATGTCAATATGCATTATAACAAGCTTCCTTCCAATAAAATTTATTTACCCATCAAAAACTAAAGAATTAAAAAAAATTACTATACCAATAACAATAATAAGTTGCCTAATATTTGTTGTATCAATATTTTCAGAGCTATCCACAACAGCCTTAAAAATGGCAAAAACTGTTCTTATCCTTTACTTTGCATATTTAACTCTAGCAAGCATATATTTGACCTATAAAACAAGAAACAGATGA
- a CDS encoding DedA family protein — MIKMYINTIIEYIDSNIAYSPIVFFSLLILAGLNVPISEDAIVLMGGILSSRKNEYTILIFLGIFWGAYLGDIISFYIGKLMGNKLFKNKKDNNLLDKINYYYGQYGVLTLFIGRFIPFGVRNAIFISAGMGNMESDLFIVSDFFATFLSIIIYFTLSFKLGQSFEIIFSKIKIIIFTIFITVITTTIIIYVIKKNKKVDKNLK; from the coding sequence ATGATAAAAATGTATATAAACACAATAATAGAATATATTGATTCAAACATAGCTTATTCCCCAATAGTATTTTTTTCTTTACTAATTTTAGCAGGACTTAATGTTCCTATTTCTGAGGATGCAATAGTATTAATGGGTGGAATTTTATCTAGTCGAAAAAATGAATATACCATATTAATATTTTTAGGAATTTTTTGGGGAGCCTATCTTGGAGACATAATATCTTTTTATATTGGAAAATTAATGGGAAATAAATTATTTAAAAACAAAAAAGATAACAACCTGCTTGACAAAATAAATTACTATTATGGTCAATACGGAGTATTAACTTTATTTATAGGAAGGTTTATACCCTTTGGAGTTAGAAACGCAATATTTATCTCAGCGGGAATGGGAAATATGGAATCTGATCTATTTATTGTTTCTGACTTTTTTGCAACTTTCCTCTCAATAATCATTTATTTTACTCTAAGCTTTAAACTAGGACAATCGTTTGAAATAATATTTTCAAAAATAAAAATAATTATATTTACAATATTTATTACTGTAATAACAACAACAATAATAATCTACGTAATTAAAAAAAATAAAAAAGTTGACAAAAATTTAAAATAA
- the leuS gene encoding leucine--tRNA ligase yields the protein MSKYEFIKIEKKWQEFWDSNKTYKVEEDPSIPKEKRLYILDMFPYPSANGLHVGHPEGYTATDIFGRYKLLNGFHVLHPIGFDSFGLPAENYAIQTGTHPQKSTEENINKFKKQIKALGFAYDWDREIRTHEENYYKWTQWIFLQLYKKGLAYVKEMPVWYCPELGTVLANEEIIQTPDGPKSERGFYNVEKKYLRQWVLKITKYAERLLDDLEELEWPESVKEMQRNWIGKSTGVEIDFEIEGHNDTIKVFTTRPDTIFGITYLVIAPENKLIEKITKNSLKKDVLRYVKHEELKSDLKRTSLEKDKSGIFTGSYAFHPITNEKIPIWVGSYVLGTYGTGAVMGVPAHDERDFQFAKKYQLKILPVISKSGKNEILEKAFIDDGISINSPNEFNNLKNFEVKKKVIEWLTKNKKGKEKVTYRLRDWIFSRQRYWGEPIPILFDKLGNAIPLDKNDLPLKLPEIANYKPSRTGESPLSRIKDWVNVKEGFTRETNTMPQWAGSCWYYLRYLDPKNPKEFANKKKIEYWMPVDLYIGGAEHTVLHLLYSRFWHKVLYDLGYVNTKEPFKRLINQGIITSFSYQKENGVLIPNDQVIEKDNKFFDKKDNKEVTQVIAKMSKSLKNVINPDNIIKKFGADSMRIYEMFMGPLTDSKPWNTKGIIGVFRFLNKIWNLREKELSKDNPPKEIISELHKVIKKVTEDTEKLNFNTAISAMMIFINELIKYEKNYLNIFKPFIIILSPYAPHLAEELWEYIGELPSLFKNSKWPKFDESLVIKDKKEIVLQINGKIKDKILLNKETEKEELKEIAMRNSKIKSNLFDKKIVKIIVIKNKLVNIVTK from the coding sequence ATGTCTAAATACGAGTTTATAAAAATTGAAAAAAAATGGCAAGAATTTTGGGATAGTAACAAAACATACAAAGTAGAAGAAGATCCAAGCATTCCTAAAGAAAAAAGATTATATATACTTGACATGTTCCCCTACCCTTCTGCCAACGGGCTTCATGTTGGCCACCCAGAAGGATACACAGCCACCGACATATTTGGAAGATACAAGCTTTTGAATGGATTTCATGTACTTCACCCAATAGGATTTGATAGCTTTGGACTTCCTGCTGAAAATTACGCAATACAAACAGGAACTCACCCTCAAAAAAGTACAGAAGAAAATATAAATAAGTTTAAAAAACAAATAAAAGCTTTGGGGTTTGCCTATGATTGGGATCGAGAAATTAGAACACATGAAGAGAATTACTATAAATGGACACAGTGGATTTTCCTTCAATTATATAAAAAAGGGCTGGCTTATGTAAAAGAAATGCCTGTATGGTACTGCCCTGAGCTTGGAACGGTACTGGCAAATGAAGAGATTATTCAAACTCCAGACGGACCAAAATCTGAGAGAGGATTTTACAACGTCGAAAAAAAATATTTAAGACAATGGGTTTTAAAAATTACAAAGTATGCTGAAAGGTTATTAGACGACCTTGAAGAATTAGAATGGCCTGAATCCGTAAAAGAAATGCAGCGAAATTGGATTGGCAAATCAACAGGAGTTGAAATCGACTTTGAAATTGAAGGTCACAACGATACAATCAAAGTCTTTACAACAAGGCCAGACACAATCTTTGGCATCACATATTTAGTGATCGCACCAGAAAATAAATTAATAGAAAAAATAACAAAAAACAGCTTAAAAAAAGATGTATTAAGGTATGTAAAGCACGAAGAACTCAAAAGCGATCTTAAGAGGACCTCTCTTGAAAAAGATAAATCAGGAATTTTTACAGGATCTTACGCATTTCACCCAATAACAAATGAAAAAATTCCAATTTGGGTTGGAAGTTACGTGCTAGGAACTTACGGAACCGGGGCTGTAATGGGTGTTCCAGCGCATGATGAGAGAGACTTTCAATTTGCTAAAAAGTATCAATTAAAAATTTTGCCTGTGATATCAAAATCAGGAAAAAACGAAATATTAGAAAAAGCATTTATTGATGATGGAATTTCAATAAATTCTCCTAATGAATTTAATAATCTTAAAAATTTTGAAGTAAAAAAAAAGGTAATAGAATGGCTTACTAAAAATAAAAAAGGGAAAGAAAAAGTTACTTACAGACTTAGAGATTGGATTTTTTCAAGACAAAGATACTGGGGAGAGCCTATACCCATTTTGTTTGATAAGCTTGGGAATGCAATACCTTTAGATAAAAATGATCTTCCTTTAAAGCTTCCAGAAATTGCAAACTATAAACCTTCCAGAACGGGTGAATCTCCTTTGTCAAGAATTAAAGATTGGGTAAACGTTAAAGAAGGTTTTACAAGAGAAACAAACACAATGCCCCAATGGGCAGGCTCTTGTTGGTATTATTTAAGATACCTCGACCCTAAAAACCCAAAAGAGTTTGCAAACAAAAAAAAAATTGAATATTGGATGCCAGTTGACCTATACATAGGGGGAGCTGAACATACAGTATTACACCTGCTTTACTCAAGGTTTTGGCACAAGGTTCTTTATGATCTAGGATACGTAAATACCAAAGAACCTTTTAAAAGACTAATAAATCAAGGCATAATAACGTCATTTTCTTATCAAAAAGAAAATGGCGTTTTAATACCTAATGACCAAGTTATAGAAAAAGACAATAAATTTTTTGACAAAAAAGATAACAAAGAAGTAACCCAAGTAATTGCTAAAATGTCAAAATCTTTAAAAAATGTAATAAACCCAGACAACATCATTAAGAAATTTGGGGCAGACTCAATGAGAATTTATGAAATGTTTATGGGACCACTAACAGATTCTAAACCTTGGAACACTAAAGGCATTATTGGTGTTTTTCGATTTTTAAACAAAATTTGGAACTTAAGAGAAAAAGAACTATCAAAAGATAATCCTCCAAAGGAAATAATATCTGAACTACATAAGGTAATAAAAAAAGTCACAGAAGACACAGAAAAACTAAATTTTAACACAGCAATCTCCGCCATGATGATATTTATAAATGAACTTATAAAGTATGAAAAAAATTATTTAAACATATTTAAACCGTTTATCATTATTTTATCTCCCTATGCGCCCCATTTAGCAGAAGAGTTGTGGGAATATATTGGAGAGCTTCCTAGTTTATTCAAAAATTCAAAATGGCCAAAATTCGATGAAAGTCTTGTTATTAAAGATAAAAAAGAAATTGTCTTACAAATAAATGGAAAAATAAAAGACAAAATTTTACTAAACAAAGAAACAGAAAAAGAAGAGCTAAAAGAAATAGCAATGAGAAATAGCAAAATAAAATCAAACTTATTCGATAAAAAAATAGTAAAAATAATTGTAATTAAAAACAAGCTTGTCAACATAGTGACAAAGTAA